From one Actinomyces sp. Marseille-P3109 genomic stretch:
- a CDS encoding ABC transporter ATP-binding protein — translation MSTSIPTNAHPDTASTTPAEATGPALRARGLSKSYQSPVLTDLDLDIEQGQFVAIMGPSGSGKSTLLHCLSGMDRPTDGSVLLGDTEMTTLSEKELAALRLTRFGFVFQQAHLMTTLCLLDNIVLPGFLAGLRPRPEVTARGQELMKRMGIAELAASGVTEVSGGQLQRAGICRALINDPGIVFADEPTGALNSATALQILDLLGEVNASGTNLVMVTHDAQVAARADRVLVLVDGRIEEDLSLGRYQETEAPSRLVTVTEALQRRSV, via the coding sequence ATGAGCACCTCGATCCCCACCAACGCCCACCCGGACACTGCGAGCACGACGCCGGCCGAGGCCACAGGTCCCGCCCTGCGTGCCCGGGGCCTGTCGAAGAGCTACCAGAGCCCCGTTCTGACGGACCTGGATCTGGACATCGAGCAAGGGCAGTTCGTCGCCATCATGGGCCCCTCCGGGTCCGGGAAGTCGACGCTTCTGCACTGCCTGAGCGGAATGGACCGCCCCACCGACGGCTCAGTACTCCTGGGAGACACCGAGATGACCACCCTGAGCGAGAAGGAGCTGGCGGCGCTACGGCTGACGCGCTTCGGTTTCGTCTTCCAGCAGGCTCATCTCATGACGACTCTGTGCCTGTTGGACAACATCGTCCTACCCGGGTTCCTGGCGGGTCTGCGTCCGCGCCCCGAGGTGACGGCGCGAGGACAGGAGCTCATGAAGCGCATGGGGATCGCTGAGCTGGCCGCCAGCGGCGTCACCGAGGTCTCCGGCGGCCAGCTCCAGCGGGCAGGCATCTGCAGGGCGCTGATCAACGACCCCGGGATCGTCTTCGCCGACGAACCCACAGGGGCGCTCAACTCGGCGACAGCACTGCAGATCCTCGACCTGCTCGGCGAGGTGAACGCCTCAGGGACGAACCTCGTCATGGTCACCCATGACGCCCAGGTGGCCGCCCGGGCCGATCGGGTCCTGGTACTCGTGGACGGCCGGATCGAGGAGGACCTCTCTCTGGGCCGTTACCAGGAGACGGAGGCTCCCTCACGCCTGGTCACGGTCACCGAGGCCCTCCAACGCCGCAGCGTGTGA
- the truB gene encoding tRNA pseudouridine(55) synthase TruB → MNVSKQAEPVARAGHESDHHRGRRRRLEVARGAVPASDGILLVDKPQGLTSHDVVGATRRLAATRKVGHAGTLDPMATGLLALGIGRATRFLTYLVGADKTYEATIRLGVETTTEDAEGEVTTAHGCRTDDLTEERLRKALAGLTGRIQQVPSAVSAIKVDGVRAYKRVRDGQDIELEARPVSIHELRLTGEPCQVGVDLASAAAADVSTGAEADGAGGEVQVVDLDVVVSCSSGTYVRALARDLGQSLGCGAHLTALRRTGVGPFVVDEAHTLATLSERTQADAASPHPKGLATIPLEEVARRCFEQLALTEEEARALRYGQPLDAAVLERTEAPEGQSGTVASKGAPGRRVVAGFAPDGRLVALLGHQGSRARPVLVLDPA, encoded by the coding sequence GTGAACGTCTCCAAGCAGGCTGAGCCGGTGGCGCGGGCCGGTCACGAGAGCGACCACCACCGTGGGCGTCGGCGCCGTCTCGAGGTCGCTCGCGGAGCCGTCCCGGCCTCCGACGGGATCCTCCTGGTGGACAAGCCCCAGGGGCTGACCAGCCATGACGTCGTCGGTGCCACCCGGCGCCTGGCCGCCACCCGCAAGGTGGGCCACGCCGGCACCCTCGACCCCATGGCCACCGGCCTGCTGGCCCTGGGGATTGGGCGCGCCACCCGGTTCCTCACCTATCTGGTGGGAGCGGACAAGACCTACGAGGCCACCATCCGCCTCGGGGTGGAGACCACCACCGAGGACGCCGAGGGCGAGGTCACCACGGCCCACGGCTGCCGGACGGACGACCTGACCGAGGAGCGCCTGCGGAAGGCGCTGGCGGGCCTGACCGGACGGATCCAGCAGGTGCCCAGCGCCGTCTCGGCCATCAAGGTCGACGGTGTGCGCGCCTACAAGCGGGTCCGCGACGGCCAGGACATCGAGCTGGAGGCCAGGCCCGTCTCTATCCACGAGCTGCGCCTGACAGGAGAGCCCTGTCAGGTAGGTGTCGACCTCGCCAGTGCTGCGGCAGCGGATGTCTCAACGGGCGCCGAGGCGGACGGAGCCGGAGGCGAGGTCCAGGTCGTGGATCTCGATGTCGTGGTCTCCTGCTCGTCGGGCACCTACGTGCGAGCCCTGGCCCGGGACCTGGGTCAGTCCCTGGGGTGCGGCGCACACCTGACCGCGCTGCGGCGCACCGGCGTCGGCCCCTTCGTCGTGGACGAGGCCCATACTCTCGCCACCCTGTCGGAACGGACCCAGGCCGACGCCGCCTCCCCCCACCCGAAAGGCCTGGCGACGATCCCGTTGGAGGAGGTGGCCCGGCGCTGCTTCGAGCAGCTGGCCCTCACAGAAGAGGAGGCTCGCGCACTGCGCTACGGCCAACCGCTCGACGCCGCGGTCCTGGAGCGGACCGAGGCGCCCGAGGGCCAGTCGGGTACGGTGGCCTCCAAGGGGGCCCCGGGGCGGCGCGTCGTGGCCGGATTCGCCCCCGACGGACGGCTCGTGGCACTGTTGGGGCATCAAGGCTCGCGCGCGCGTCCGGTTCTGGTCCTCGACCCGGCCTGA
- the rbfA gene encoding 30S ribosome-binding factor RbfA: MADAARARKVADRIHETVARLLQGRIKDPRLGFVTVTDVRVTGDLQQATIFYTVYGSDEEREETARALRSAKGLIRSEVGKALGIRLTPSLTFQLDALPTTAKTLEDALAQARVRDAQIAKAAEGATYAGEADPYRHDDEDATEVGDDGTEPVEAGEDDEQTTDQGPARDAEVL, from the coding sequence ATGGCCGACGCCGCCCGCGCCCGCAAGGTCGCCGACCGCATTCATGAGACCGTCGCCCGTCTCCTTCAGGGGCGCATCAAGGACCCGCGCCTGGGCTTCGTCACCGTCACCGACGTCCGCGTCACCGGGGACCTCCAGCAGGCGACCATCTTCTACACCGTCTACGGCAGTGATGAGGAGCGCGAGGAGACGGCCAGGGCCCTGCGCTCGGCCAAGGGCCTCATCCGCTCCGAGGTCGGCAAGGCCCTGGGGATCCGTCTGACCCCGTCGCTGACCTTCCAGCTCGATGCCCTGCCCACCACCGCCAAGACCCTCGAGGACGCCCTGGCGCAGGCCCGGGTGCGCGACGCCCAGATCGCCAAAGCCGCCGAGGGCGCCACCTATGCGGGCGAGGCCGACCCCTACCGTCACGACGATGAGGACGCGACAGAGGTCGGCGATGACGGCACGGAGCCGGTCGAGGCCGGCGAGGATGACGAGCAGACGACCGATCAGGGCCCGGCTCGGGACGCCGAGGTCCTGTGA
- the rarD gene encoding EamA family transporter RarD: MRSSPGASSLEPEPSATPGSPAGTRVPASDSGALNGTGMALVIGCYTLWGVFPLYFRLLSAAGSVEIIGHRIVWTLGTCLLLVAVRRRWASLARVCRTPRLLGALTVCGLLVSVNWLVYVYGVNTDRTADAALGYFINPLVTVALASLVLRERLRPAHRVSIVLASAAVVLLVVLQGSLPWISLALAFSFALYGLVKKQIGAQVDALTGLAVESTVVAPVALTYLGYLVWQGHSAWQAPQAGWSIMALLVVAGPVTAVPLLLFAAGTRRVPLSVVGMSQYIAPTIQFLLAWAVFREQIPPARWAAMVLVWFAVVVFIGDAVHQLLRRPRLRPAGRPRTRNAPGADR, translated from the coding sequence ATGAGATCCTCCCCCGGTGCATCCTCCTTGGAACCCGAGCCCTCCGCGACTCCGGGTTCTCCGGCCGGCACCCGGGTGCCGGCGTCGGACTCAGGAGCGCTCAACGGCACCGGAATGGCCCTGGTCATCGGCTGCTACACCCTCTGGGGCGTTTTCCCCCTCTACTTCCGGCTGCTCTCGGCGGCCGGCAGCGTGGAGATCATCGGCCACCGGATCGTATGGACCCTGGGCACCTGCCTGCTGCTCGTCGCCGTGCGCCGCCGTTGGGCGAGTCTTGCCCGCGTCTGCCGCACACCCCGTCTGCTGGGGGCGCTGACCGTCTGCGGGCTCCTGGTCTCGGTCAACTGGCTCGTCTACGTCTATGGTGTCAACACCGACCGTACGGCCGACGCAGCTCTGGGCTACTTCATCAATCCGCTGGTCACCGTGGCCCTCGCCTCGCTGGTGCTGCGCGAGCGTCTGCGCCCCGCGCACCGGGTCTCGATCGTGCTGGCGAGCGCCGCCGTGGTGCTCCTGGTGGTCCTGCAGGGTTCGCTGCCGTGGATCTCCCTGGCGCTGGCCTTCTCCTTCGCCCTGTACGGCCTGGTCAAGAAGCAGATCGGGGCGCAGGTGGATGCCCTCACTGGCCTGGCAGTGGAGAGCACCGTCGTGGCCCCCGTCGCTCTGACCTATCTGGGATACCTGGTCTGGCAGGGGCACTCGGCCTGGCAGGCGCCACAGGCGGGCTGGTCGATCATGGCGCTGCTCGTTGTGGCCGGGCCGGTGACGGCGGTTCCGCTGCTGCTCTTCGCCGCCGGGACTCGGCGCGTACCGCTGTCGGTGGTGGGCATGAGCCAGTACATCGCCCCGACCATCCAGTTCCTCCTGGCCTGGGCCGTCTTCCGCGAGCAGATCCCGCCGGCCCGCTGGGCGGCGATGGTGCTGGTGTGGTTCGCGGTGGTCGTCTTCATCGGTGACGCGGTCCACCAGCTCCTCCGCCGTCCTCGTCTGCGCCCGGCAGGTCGACCTCGGACCCGAAACGCTCCAGGAGCGGACCGATGA
- a CDS encoding slipin family protein, with protein MTAPAAAIAALLVLVLLALALSLKIITQYERGIVFRLGRLRPVYKPGLHLVIPFLERLVRVDTRVVTLTIPPQEVITEDNVPARVNAVVLFNVTDPVKAVMEVENYAIATSQIAQTTLRSVLGRVDLDTVLAHRSALNADLRDIIEKLTEPWGVQVSVVEIKDVEIPEQMQRAMARGAEAERERRAKIINARGELQASEELRQAADTLSRSPASLQLRYLQTLLELGADQNSTVVFPLPMDIIGPLLERFGSEVDLPGADEDGGGAGGPRHR; from the coding sequence ATGACTGCTCCTGCAGCCGCCATCGCGGCGCTCCTCGTCCTTGTGCTGCTGGCCCTGGCGCTCTCGCTCAAGATCATCACCCAGTACGAGCGGGGCATCGTCTTCAGGCTGGGGCGCCTGCGGCCCGTCTACAAGCCCGGTCTGCACCTGGTCATCCCCTTCCTCGAACGTCTGGTTCGGGTGGACACCCGAGTGGTCACCCTGACCATCCCGCCCCAGGAGGTCATTACGGAGGACAATGTGCCGGCGCGCGTCAACGCCGTCGTCCTGTTCAACGTCACCGACCCGGTCAAGGCCGTCATGGAGGTGGAGAACTACGCGATCGCCACCTCCCAGATCGCCCAGACCACACTGCGATCCGTCCTCGGACGGGTCGACCTGGACACTGTGCTCGCGCATCGCAGCGCCCTGAACGCCGACCTGCGCGACATCATCGAGAAGCTCACCGAGCCCTGGGGCGTGCAGGTCAGCGTCGTCGAGATCAAGGACGTCGAGATCCCCGAGCAGATGCAGCGGGCCATGGCCCGTGGTGCTGAGGCCGAGCGTGAGCGCCGCGCCAAGATCATCAACGCACGCGGTGAGCTCCAGGCCTCCGAGGAGCTGCGCCAGGCGGCGGACACGCTCTCGAGGTCACCGGCCTCCCTCCAGCTGCGCTACCTGCAGACCCTTCTGGAGCTGGGCGCCGACCAGAACTCCACAGTCGTCTTTCCCCTGCCGATGGACATCATCGGTCCGCTCCTGGAGCGTTTCGGGTCCGAGGTCGACCTGCCGGGCGCAGACGAGGACGGCGGAGGAGCTGGTGGACCGCGTCACCGATGA